From a region of the Actinomadura luzonensis genome:
- a CDS encoding GNAT family N-acetyltransferase encodes MHIRPGTPGDIPAVLAMFDSAVAWLAAHGRTGQWGERPFTGDPRRTAQVSAWAHGGGMHIAERPADPAPADPAPADPAPAGPSAQPSADPGTGTAPGGHTTGGVPAGCIVLGDAHDYVTPATEPELYVQALVTGRRHAGHDVGRTLLAFAADQARERGLHLLRVDCYAGGDGRLVAYYESCGFTRQAPFTVGEWPGMLLHRRL; translated from the coding sequence GTGCACATCCGCCCCGGCACCCCCGGCGACATCCCCGCCGTGCTGGCCATGTTCGACTCCGCCGTCGCCTGGCTCGCCGCCCACGGCCGCACCGGCCAATGGGGGGAGCGGCCCTTCACCGGCGACCCCCGCCGCACCGCCCAGGTCAGCGCGTGGGCACACGGCGGCGGCATGCACATCGCCGAACGCCCCGCCGATCCCGCTCCCGCCGATCCCGCTCCCGCCGATCCCGCTCCCGCTGGGCCCTCCGCCCAGCCCTCCGCCGACCCCGGTACCGGTACCGCCCCCGGCGGGCACACCACCGGCGGCGTGCCCGCCGGATGCATCGTCCTGGGCGACGCCCACGACTACGTCACCCCCGCCACCGAACCCGAGCTGTACGTCCAGGCCCTGGTCACCGGCCGCCGCCACGCCGGCCACGACGTCGGCCGCACCCTGCTCGCCTTCGCCGCCGACCAGGCCCGCGAACGCGGCCTGCACCTGCTGCGCGTCGACTGCTACGCCGGCGGCGACGGCCGCCTGGTCGCCTACTACGAAAGCTGCGGCTTCACCCGCCAGGCACCCTTCACCGTAGGGGAGTGGCCCGGCATGCTCCTGCACCGCCGCCTCTGA